The Streptomyces cynarae genome contains a region encoding:
- a CDS encoding winged helix-turn-helix transcriptional regulator — translation MTVDQGFIADCRARLAFDLLANTWNPVVIWALREGPERPGRLRERIGGVSPKVLTETLRRLEFNGLVERRARPGAPPRVDYGLTELGRSLLPPIEAFGAWAFEHGDEVMAAQERGEPATAPHDVRRVQPAAARTYGPALTPGRPAE, via the coding sequence GTGACCGTCGACCAGGGCTTCATCGCCGACTGCCGTGCCCGGCTCGCCTTCGACCTGCTGGCCAACACCTGGAACCCAGTGGTGATCTGGGCGCTGCGCGAGGGCCCCGAGCGCCCCGGCCGGCTGCGCGAGCGGATCGGCGGCGTAAGCCCCAAGGTGCTCACCGAGACCCTGCGCCGACTGGAGTTCAACGGGCTGGTCGAGCGCCGCGCCCGCCCGGGCGCCCCACCCCGCGTCGACTACGGACTCACGGAACTGGGGCGGAGCCTGCTGCCGCCGATCGAGGCGTTCGGCGCCTGGGCGTTCGAGCACGGCGACGAGGTGATGGCGGCGCAGGAGCGTGGGGAACCGGCGACGGCTCCCCACGACGTTCGCCGCGTTCAGCCGGCCGCGGCCCGCACGTACGGGCCGGCCCTCACGCCCGGCCGCCCCGCCGAGTGA